The following proteins are encoded in a genomic region of Pelodictyon phaeoclathratiforme BU-1:
- the bcp gene encoding thioredoxin-dependent thiol peroxidase, which translates to MSILQEGIPAPAIAAKDQDGKLVTLEEYRGRKVVLYFYPKDDTPGCTKEACAFRDNFPKFNSAGVEVLGVSIDDEGKHKKFSEKYQLPFRLVSDPDKRIVEAYGVWGLKKFMGREYMGTARVTYLINEEGIIEHVWPKVTPAQHAEELLNYLQQKT; encoded by the coding sequence ATGTCAATACTTCAGGAGGGTATTCCTGCCCCGGCCATAGCGGCAAAAGATCAGGATGGAAAGTTGGTGACGCTCGAAGAGTACCGTGGCCGTAAGGTTGTGCTCTATTTTTATCCGAAAGATGACACACCCGGATGTACCAAAGAGGCTTGTGCTTTTCGTGATAATTTCCCTAAATTTAACAGCGCGGGGGTGGAAGTACTCGGTGTCAGTATCGATGATGAGGGCAAGCATAAAAAGTTTTCGGAAAAGTATCAACTCCCTTTCCGGCTTGTTTCCGACCCTGACAAGAGGATTGTTGAAGCGTATGGTGTGTGGGGGCTGAAAAAATTCATGGGGCGCGAGTATATGGGTACCGCGAGGGTGACCTATCTTATCAATGAGGAAGGAATCATCGAACATGTGTGGCCGAAAGTTACACCGGCTCAACATGCCGAAGAGTTGCTCAACTATTTGCAGCAAAAAACCTGA
- a CDS encoding YqgE/AlgH family protein: protein MVNEFDKLKAGKLLLASANMLESSFKRTVLVVCEHNERGSLAFILNRPMEFKVCEAVSGFEEVEERLHMGGPVEVDTVHFLHSRGDLIDGSLEILPGIFWGGDKNELSYLLNTGVMMPSEIRFFLGYAGWSAGQLEAEFEEGAWYTAEASKDIIFSDAYERMWGRTVRSKGGEYQIVANSPELPGLN, encoded by the coding sequence ATGGTAAACGAATTTGACAAGCTTAAAGCCGGAAAACTACTGCTTGCTTCGGCCAATATGCTTGAATCGAGTTTCAAGCGGACTGTTCTGGTTGTGTGTGAGCATAATGAACGCGGTTCGTTGGCATTTATATTGAATCGTCCAATGGAATTCAAGGTTTGTGAGGCAGTTTCCGGCTTTGAAGAGGTAGAAGAACGGTTACATATGGGCGGGCCTGTTGAGGTGGATACCGTTCATTTTCTTCATTCAAGAGGCGATCTCATTGACGGTTCACTTGAGATACTTCCCGGAATCTTTTGGGGAGGTGACAAAAATGAACTGAGTTATCTTCTCAATACCGGAGTGATGATGCCCTCCGAGATCCGCTTTTTTCTTGGCTATGCAGGTTGGAGTGCAGGTCAGCTTGAGGCAGAGTTTGAAGAGGGGGCCTGGTACACCGCCGAAGCTTCGAAGGATATTATCTTCAGTGATGCCTATGAAAGGATGTGGGGTCGCACCGTGCGTTCGAAGGGAGGAGAGTACCAGATTGTCGCAAACTCTCCCGAACTGCCCGGGTTGAACTGA
- a CDS encoding DNA methyltransferase: MVTKKEWLAQEVAKAVGAGKVVALETVDFNDPNRPKTCLEVDFPILPVNQVAIIEGNAGKPIYQMSKWWARRRSSVFRSMLIAAATKAPEDLSHAAKLVWDNYYANHQKRGAFKELKVADIFMGGGTTLVEGSRLGMQMIGNDLNPVAWFVVKQEFTNVDLEEVKRLLADIEAEVKPQIMPYYYCDGPNGEKGTWTHLPANQVMSPDFDPLSIPREERRYYKYEGPEIIYTFWAKHGPCQVTGCGHRTPIMSSPVMAIKTLTVKHWERSCKSCGGKFHVEAHAARMAPDVPLYVAPSEYPFTVYEPGKGIVCPHCGHAEHINLTKGKNKKIQLTLLVHPEWLAGSPMLDADGRPYGGSAQDDAESTARWNQERASKIRLLEVRGTETLMVADKTTGIMKEMEVIPIKVTCPETGVTFYTDARGGTAALKEKKGKVTKQTELDADGNPIKKAEDSTFACRADGQRNDVLSAIKATGKTGPMAAYAIHGYTQPNLSASRKPYNGRFFAPFDANHARQCDAAVKEWEVRRKTDLADYWPRSEVPFGFMTHMNNGGIPNHGYTHWWTMFNPRQLLVHTQLLKTITTVGNYDWQVREYVLGAFQQYLRNQSMFTLWNVQGDKLEPQFANNNYHPKSTTVENSVFPALGRGNWMSSAEGVIEGREWAESPWEAVSTEGLKQYADVLADLISGKSEKVFAGDPVVNSPKILCSSSTDLALVTSGSIDLVITDPPFGGLLHYSELSDFFYVWLRLALKDRYPDYFGTEYTPKSLEAVANKAREPEDSDGYYQRLLTQCWREAYRILKPGGTLAFTFHHSENNPWVAVLESLFGAGFYLEATYPIRSDETKGEGSKPGTFGSQTIEYDIIHVCRKRIEEPKSVSWGRMRREVMADVRQIQAMLENHAKEGLPAADIQVIRRGKALEYFSRHYGKVYVDDDRTISVRDALLGINQLIDEDADKGKDLPPVNAEPITRQFLRIFSNAPELKRDQMQKFLKGSITTPDDFVQRGWCFEKSKVFIRTNPLDFAREWSGKHRRRLTSDLDQALVLIGACFDGSGINAADTLRNDNFKPHVALKPLLEWSYRNAPDQPISNAASRAITIFNAWNASRSPLPKQITLFGEEDEP, translated from the coding sequence ATGGTAACAAAAAAAGAGTGGCTTGCCCAGGAAGTTGCCAAAGCTGTTGGTGCCGGCAAGGTTGTTGCCCTTGAAACCGTTGACTTCAATGACCCGAATCGTCCCAAAACCTGCCTTGAAGTCGATTTTCCGATTTTGCCGGTTAATCAGGTTGCCATTATCGAAGGCAATGCCGGTAAGCCCATCTACCAGATGTCGAAATGGTGGGCGCGTCGTCGGTCGAGCGTTTTTCGTTCAATGCTCATTGCCGCAGCAACCAAAGCCCCCGAAGATTTGTCTCATGCAGCAAAGCTGGTTTGGGACAACTACTACGCAAACCATCAAAAACGTGGGGCGTTCAAAGAGCTGAAGGTTGCCGACATTTTCATGGGGGGTGGAACAACGCTTGTTGAGGGATCGCGCCTTGGAATGCAGATGATCGGCAACGATCTGAACCCTGTTGCATGGTTTGTCGTCAAGCAGGAATTCACCAATGTTGACCTTGAAGAGGTAAAACGACTGCTCGCCGATATCGAGGCAGAGGTCAAGCCGCAGATCATGCCCTACTACTACTGCGACGGCCCGAACGGAGAAAAGGGCACATGGACCCATCTGCCCGCCAATCAGGTCATGTCGCCCGACTTTGATCCGCTTAGCATACCTCGCGAAGAACGGCGCTACTACAAGTACGAAGGCCCGGAAATCATCTACACCTTCTGGGCCAAGCACGGCCCTTGTCAGGTCACTGGCTGCGGTCATCGTACTCCCATCATGAGCAGCCCGGTCATGGCCATCAAAACGCTTACGGTCAAGCATTGGGAACGTTCCTGCAAAAGCTGTGGTGGTAAATTCCACGTTGAAGCTCATGCTGCACGCATGGCACCCGACGTTCCGCTCTATGTTGCTCCATCCGAATACCCGTTTACGGTGTACGAACCCGGAAAAGGAATTGTCTGTCCTCATTGCGGTCATGCTGAACACATCAATCTCACCAAAGGTAAGAATAAGAAGATTCAGCTTACGTTGCTGGTGCATCCGGAGTGGCTGGCTGGCAGCCCGATGCTGGATGCCGATGGCCGTCCTTATGGAGGTTCTGCCCAGGATGATGCCGAGTCAACAGCTCGCTGGAATCAGGAACGTGCTTCGAAGATCCGGTTGCTTGAGGTTCGGGGCACAGAAACACTTATGGTTGCCGATAAGACCACCGGAATAATGAAAGAAATGGAAGTGATTCCAATAAAAGTCACCTGTCCGGAAACCGGTGTGACGTTTTATACTGATGCAAGGGGCGGTACTGCTGCACTAAAAGAGAAAAAGGGTAAAGTAACAAAGCAAACTGAGCTTGATGCTGATGGGAACCCAATAAAAAAAGCGGAAGATTCTACCTTTGCTTGTCGTGCTGATGGTCAAAGAAATGATGTGCTGTCGGCAATTAAAGCGACAGGCAAAACCGGGCCGATGGCAGCCTATGCGATTCATGGGTATACACAACCAAATCTTTCCGCCTCTAGAAAGCCCTACAACGGACGCTTTTTTGCTCCATTTGATGCAAACCATGCGCGTCAGTGCGATGCGGCGGTGAAGGAATGGGAGGTTAGAAGGAAAACTGATTTAGCCGACTACTGGCCGCGTTCAGAGGTTCCATTCGGCTTCATGACCCACATGAATAATGGCGGGATTCCAAATCATGGGTATACCCACTGGTGGACAATGTTCAATCCTCGTCAATTGCTTGTGCATACGCAGCTACTAAAAACCATCACCACAGTAGGGAATTACGACTGGCAAGTGCGTGAGTACGTGCTGGGTGCATTCCAGCAATACTTGCGAAATCAGAGCATGTTTACGCTTTGGAACGTTCAAGGCGACAAATTAGAGCCACAATTTGCAAACAACAACTACCACCCAAAGTCGACCACGGTAGAGAACAGTGTGTTCCCTGCTCTTGGTCGTGGTAATTGGATGTCAAGTGCTGAAGGCGTTATTGAGGGGCGTGAATGGGCAGAATCACCTTGGGAAGCAGTAAGTACTGAGGGGTTAAAACAATATGCAGATGTACTTGCAGATCTTATAAGTGGAAAAAGCGAAAAAGTGTTTGCAGGTGATCCTGTTGTTAATAGTCCAAAAATCCTTTGTAGTTCATCAACAGATCTTGCTCTGGTGACCTCTGGTAGTATTGACCTTGTTATCACTGATCCTCCCTTTGGAGGGCTGCTTCATTACTCTGAGCTTTCCGATTTCTTTTATGTGTGGCTTCGCCTTGCACTCAAGGATCGGTACCCTGATTATTTTGGTACAGAGTACACTCCGAAATCTCTTGAGGCCGTTGCAAATAAAGCCCGAGAGCCTGAAGACTCGGATGGTTATTATCAGCGTTTGTTAACGCAGTGTTGGCGAGAAGCATATCGTATTCTTAAACCGGGAGGAACCTTAGCGTTTACTTTTCATCATAGCGAGAATAATCCGTGGGTTGCCGTGCTGGAGTCACTGTTCGGCGCAGGTTTCTATCTTGAAGCGACCTATCCAATTCGTTCAGACGAAACCAAGGGGGAAGGATCTAAACCAGGAACATTCGGTTCGCAAACCATCGAATACGATATCATCCACGTTTGCCGCAAGCGTATAGAAGAACCCAAGTCAGTGAGCTGGGGCCGGATGCGCCGTGAAGTCATGGCTGATGTTCGCCAGATTCAGGCGATGCTGGAGAACCATGCAAAGGAAGGGCTTCCGGCAGCCGATATACAGGTCATTCGTCGAGGCAAGGCCCTGGAATACTTCTCGCGTCATTATGGGAAAGTCTACGTGGACGATGATCGAACCATTTCAGTCAGGGATGCCTTGCTCGGCATCAATCAGCTCATCGATGAGGATGCTGACAAGGGTAAGGATTTGCCTCCGGTGAATGCTGAACCGATTACCCGCCAGTTCCTGCGGATTTTCAGTAATGCCCCGGAGCTGAAGCGCGATCAGATGCAGAAATTCCTCAAAGGTTCAATTACAACGCCTGATGATTTCGTGCAGCGAGGGTGGTGTTTTGAAAAAAGCAAGGTTTTCATACGAACCAACCCGCTTGATTTTGCCCGTGAATGGTCAGGCAAGCACCGGCGCCGCCTCACCTCCGATCTCGATCAAGCCTTGGTGCTCATTGGCGCCTGCTTCGATGGCAGCGGTATCAATGCGGCCGATACCCTCAGAAACGATAATTTCAAGCCGCACGTCGCGCTCAAGCCCCTGCTCGAATGGTCGTATCGCAACGCCCCTGACCAGCCGATCAGCAATGCTGCATCGCGTGCAATCACCATCTTTAATGCATGGAATGCCAGCCGGTCGCCGCTTCCGAAACAAATTACACTCTTTGGTGAGGAGGATGAACCATGA
- a CDS encoding NUDIX hydrolase: MKSYSFCPICATTLERAMIDGRDRMFCPSCSWVHYINPLPVAVAYTINSNNELLVIRRAHEPALNEWALPGGFLEAGEEPHEACLRELMEETSLKGKIDRMIGIYQREVELYGSLLVVAYRVIVDDDAITINHELFEAGFYPHHLIPEVRIPLHRQIITDAALHDSVPRGS; encoded by the coding sequence ATGAAGTCATATTCATTCTGTCCTATTTGCGCAACAACCCTTGAACGGGCCATGATTGATGGCCGTGACAGGATGTTTTGCCCATCCTGCTCCTGGGTGCACTATATTAACCCTCTTCCTGTAGCTGTCGCCTATACTATCAATAGCAACAACGAACTCCTTGTCATCCGCAGGGCTCATGAACCTGCGCTCAATGAGTGGGCTCTTCCAGGAGGATTTCTTGAAGCGGGTGAAGAGCCGCACGAGGCGTGTTTACGTGAGTTGATGGAGGAAACCTCTCTGAAGGGAAAAATTGATCGTATGATAGGCATCTATCAGAGGGAGGTTGAACTCTACGGTTCGCTGCTTGTTGTCGCCTATCGGGTCATTGTTGACGATGATGCCATAACCATCAACCATGAGCTGTTTGAAGCTGGCTTCTATCCTCACCACCTTATTCCTGAAGTACGAATTCCCCTGCACCGCCAGATTATCACCGATGCGGCGCTGCACGATTCCGTTCCTCGAGGCTCTTGA
- a CDS encoding helix-turn-helix domain-containing protein yields MVIEIAGVLGIHAELFYPWKKEFQAKQTASVPCNGHSLRFHFFIFS; encoded by the coding sequence ATGGTTATCGAAATAGCTGGGGTTCTTGGAATCCATGCTGAACTATTCTATCCTTGGAAAAAAGAGTTTCAGGCAAAGCAAACCGCATCCGTTCCCTGTAACGGTCATTCGCTTCGCTTTCATTTTTTTATATTTTCTTAA
- a CDS encoding HEPN domain-containing protein — MQNRKVNWDDVHVSNYESAAFWDVKWISKARDLYECAKKLEPEVVRIWENWRAVSSNESVKLQADHYQGVYFMLLSYALENLLKASLVAKNGSQYKEKKKFPEDLKCHDLVKLANRINLKLEAGEEDLFRRLTRSAIWHGRYPAPLKYSDMSGVDAFLDGSKHSVSWYGESDIERLNALISGLPARLALDVQYWERC; from the coding sequence ATGCAAAACCGAAAAGTTAACTGGGATGATGTTCACGTCTCAAATTATGAGTCAGCAGCATTCTGGGACGTGAAATGGATATCGAAGGCACGTGACCTGTACGAGTGTGCAAAAAAACTTGAACCCGAAGTAGTTCGTATATGGGAAAACTGGCGAGCAGTGTCAAGTAATGAAAGTGTAAAACTTCAGGCTGACCACTATCAGGGGGTCTATTTCATGCTACTTTCATATGCTTTGGAAAACCTTTTAAAGGCGTCACTGGTCGCCAAGAATGGGAGTCAGTATAAGGAAAAAAAGAAATTCCCAGAAGATCTCAAATGTCACGATCTTGTCAAGCTTGCTAATCGCATCAATCTGAAACTTGAGGCTGGAGAGGAAGATCTTTTTCGACGTCTTACACGCAGTGCTATTTGGCACGGGCGATACCCTGCGCCGCTGAAATACTCTGATATGAGCGGTGTCGACGCATTTCTTGACGGTAGTAAACATTCGGTAAGTTGGTATGGCGAAAGCGACATAGAACGTTTGAATGCGCTCATATCAGGTCTTCCCGCACGATTAGCTCTTGATGTGCAGTATTGGGAAAGATGCTGA
- a CDS encoding HEPN-associated N-terminal domain-containing protein, with product MGQVKKMWEEAMERGYYVDEEIVVCPHCFEEESLQDFIRSRGGKSPCTYCGAVAEGTCMLDELLNHAMDCIRTEWRHPADEGLPCETREGGWQFAEVIGTQELFERVGFYALNDDLQNKINTTVDDDEWCERSPYLLRRDQTLLYGWKEFSTFVMHEARYVFLNATPESYDDSRPDEIHPVKILDALANLAEEIGLIGKIEPETSLYRVHIVDQSESLTSAKRLGSPPLDQALYSNRMSPAGISMFYGALDMNTAILEIFDPCKGNRKKAAYGIFFPVRPLRVLDLSKIPDVPSIFDLAKHNIRPGIMFLHDFLRDFTKPISKDEKAHVEYVPTQVVTEYFRHIFRTATGERLDGIMYPSSKHENQTAVVIFANNDACVEAGDISLPNALLVLRSYGITELVKTLPTTLKKLI from the coding sequence ATGGGACAAGTAAAGAAAATGTGGGAAGAAGCCATGGAGCGCGGCTATTATGTTGATGAGGAAATTGTTGTATGTCCTCATTGTTTCGAAGAAGAATCGCTACAGGATTTCATCAGAAGCCGAGGTGGAAAGTCCCCCTGTACATATTGTGGAGCCGTTGCCGAAGGTACCTGTATGCTTGATGAGTTGCTGAATCATGCAATGGATTGCATTAGGACAGAATGGAGACACCCAGCGGACGAAGGGCTGCCTTGTGAAACAAGAGAAGGTGGATGGCAATTCGCAGAAGTAATTGGCACGCAAGAGTTGTTTGAACGAGTAGGTTTCTATGCATTGAACGACGATTTGCAAAATAAAATAAACACCACCGTAGATGATGATGAGTGGTGCGAACGCAGTCCGTATTTACTCCGTAGAGATCAGACCCTTTTGTATGGATGGAAAGAGTTCTCAACGTTCGTTATGCATGAAGCCAGATACGTTTTTTTGAATGCAACACCTGAGAGCTACGATGATTCAAGGCCTGATGAAATCCATCCAGTCAAAATTCTTGACGCACTTGCAAACCTGGCTGAGGAAATTGGCCTAATTGGCAAAATTGAACCAGAGACCAGTTTATATCGTGTACACATCGTAGATCAAAGTGAATCTCTTACGTCAGCCAAACGACTCGGCTCCCCTCCACTTGATCAGGCATTATATTCAAACAGGATGAGCCCGGCAGGGATATCAATGTTTTATGGCGCATTGGATATGAATACCGCTATTCTTGAGATATTTGACCCATGCAAAGGGAACAGGAAAAAAGCCGCTTACGGTATTTTTTTCCCTGTGCGACCATTGCGAGTACTGGATCTTTCAAAGATACCTGATGTGCCCAGTATATTTGATTTGGCAAAACATAACATTCGACCAGGAATTATGTTCTTGCATGATTTTCTTCGAGATTTTACCAAACCTATTTCAAAAGACGAAAAAGCTCATGTAGAATATGTTCCCACTCAAGTTGTAACAGAATATTTCCGTCATATTTTTCGTACAGCAACCGGGGAGCGACTGGATGGAATAATGTACCCAAGTTCCAAGCATGAAAACCAAACGGCCGTCGTAATCTTTGCAAACAACGATGCCTGCGTCGAGGCGGGAGACATTTCGCTACCCAATGCTCTGCTCGTCCTCAGAAGCTATGGAATTACGGAACTGGTGAAAACCCTTCCAACAACCTTGAAAAAATTAATTTAG
- a CDS encoding type II toxin-antitoxin system PemK/MazF family toxin — protein MMSYKRGEVILVRFPNTDLKTYKKRPALVVQGDGLNTGLPQKIVAMISSNLKRTGPTRVMVSKNDPAGRAMGLISDSVVVTDNLATVLEREIDKRIGYCPNMTTVESALKITLGVS, from the coding sequence ATGATGAGCTATAAACGAGGCGAAGTCATACTGGTCCGGTTTCCCAACACCGATCTCAAAACATACAAAAAACGTCCAGCCCTCGTTGTGCAGGGAGATGGCCTGAACACCGGCCTGCCGCAAAAGATCGTCGCCATGATAAGCTCAAACCTTAAACGAACAGGTCCGACCAGAGTAATGGTCAGTAAGAACGACCCTGCAGGCCGGGCAATGGGCCTCATCTCCGATTCCGTCGTGGTAACGGATAACCTCGCAACTGTTCTTGAGCGAGAAATAGATAAGAGAATAGGCTACTGTCCGAACATGACCACGGTCGAGAGTGCACTTAAAATCACCTTGGGAGTGTCGTGA
- a CDS encoding DEAD/DEAH box helicase yields the protein MESELQFLPGERIVHSEFGQGVILEPVRDGYLRAFFGIGERRVPVGSIRQELSRLERILRAVDNGADRASKAWLSYEAHALPIMESASALTSARIDLLPHQVVLTHRIATASPRRFLIADEVGLGKTIETALILRELASRGELDRALMVVPAGLVNNWHRELNEVFNLGFEVFGSEGDITDRKTNAFAKHDRLIASVDTLKRPARIRRLLDAPRWDLVVFDEAHHLSASRNGGKVRKTENYKLAEALKDHSRDLLLLSATPHQGNHFQFWMLVQLMNPTLFANPEDMLGNRHRLNTVMFRRSKADACQPDGSPLFARRCVHTESFLMNLDERRFYEKLREYLQDGFNLARRQGNQGRALGFLMAIFQKIAASSFAAVRRTLKRRLLMLTLHEAHLRDRELDIEGRERLINEARELIHEEFALSHDSMGRSEVDRVLADLKYRLLKKLDKDALEMAADPYGSEYASTHAEEAAAAAVNLHLPEERQRIVELLGAFPQQRETKAQKLLDGLGTLWRQNPDEKIVVFATYLGSVDLIAREINQTFPGQGVVILRGGDHGAKVAAERRFRQKDGPRVLVCTAAGREGINLQFSRILFNFDLPWNPMDVEQRIGRIHRYGQNYTAQVYNLVLSDTIEGRIFLMLDEKLTEIARTVGKVDDQGNVAEDLRTQILGQLSERLNYDRLYQEALSDPELKRTQIELEAAMSNSREARQVVFNLFQDLDGFSLDDYKPFSDVSSSLDRIVRFLSAALLERQQKLVRIDEQTYDLIAEDGNRQVRFTLNRNAATAQDELELLGLDHPIIQSELTRWRSLPPEAIGIAVTADLDAPALLSIWIVETTTGNGDRRIVIQPIAITLDGIRVPAIERQGGHYLQATPARPWLLPEQRFEIFSRIVEPTLQRELKHKGTTNGDSSYSAELIAYVEISTGKIHG from the coding sequence ATGGAATCGGAGCTGCAATTTCTGCCCGGTGAACGGATAGTCCATAGTGAATTCGGTCAGGGGGTCATTCTTGAACCGGTTCGGGACGGTTACCTGCGCGCCTTCTTCGGTATCGGTGAGCGCCGTGTTCCTGTTGGTTCAATACGTCAGGAACTCTCGCGTCTTGAGCGCATCCTCCGTGCCGTCGATAATGGTGCTGATCGAGCCAGTAAGGCATGGCTCTCCTATGAAGCACATGCCTTGCCCATTATGGAAAGTGCTTCGGCCCTCACCTCCGCCCGAATTGACCTGTTGCCTCATCAGGTTGTACTCACACACCGCATCGCCACCGCATCGCCACGGCGTTTCCTCATCGCCGATGAAGTAGGACTGGGAAAAACCATCGAAACAGCGCTCATTCTCCGCGAACTGGCCAGCCGAGGTGAACTCGATCGTGCGCTCATGGTTGTTCCTGCAGGTCTGGTCAACAACTGGCACCGGGAACTGAACGAGGTATTCAATCTTGGTTTCGAAGTATTCGGCTCCGAAGGTGATATTACCGATCGCAAAACAAACGCCTTTGCAAAACATGACCGACTCATCGCCAGCGTTGACACTCTCAAGCGTCCGGCACGTATCCGGCGCCTTCTCGACGCCCCACGTTGGGATCTTGTCGTTTTCGACGAAGCGCATCACCTGTCGGCATCCCGCAACGGTGGAAAGGTCAGAAAAACCGAGAACTATAAGCTCGCAGAAGCTCTCAAAGATCACTCACGGGATCTCTTGCTGCTCTCAGCCACTCCGCACCAGGGCAATCACTTCCAGTTCTGGATGCTGGTACAACTGATGAATCCGACACTCTTCGCCAACCCTGAAGATATGCTCGGCAATCGCCATCGCCTCAACACGGTCATGTTTCGCCGCTCTAAAGCCGATGCCTGCCAGCCGGATGGCTCACCACTCTTCGCTCGTCGCTGTGTGCATACCGAATCGTTCCTGATGAATCTCGACGAACGCCGCTTCTATGAAAAGCTGCGCGAATACCTTCAGGACGGTTTTAACCTCGCCCGGCGCCAGGGTAATCAGGGTCGCGCACTTGGATTTCTCATGGCGATCTTTCAGAAAATTGCTGCATCCAGCTTTGCTGCGGTACGCCGTACTCTCAAACGGCGCCTCTTGATGTTGACACTGCACGAAGCCCACCTTAGAGATCGGGAACTCGACATCGAGGGGAGAGAACGACTCATCAATGAAGCACGGGAACTCATCCATGAAGAATTCGCTCTGTCGCATGACAGCATGGGGCGCAGTGAAGTAGACCGGGTGCTTGCCGATCTCAAATACCGCTTGCTCAAAAAGCTCGACAAGGACGCTCTCGAAATGGCCGCTGATCCCTATGGCAGCGAATATGCATCGACGCATGCTGAAGAGGCCGCTGCCGCTGCCGTAAACCTGCATTTACCGGAAGAACGCCAGCGCATTGTCGAGCTTCTCGGCGCTTTTCCGCAACAGCGCGAAACCAAGGCACAAAAACTCCTTGATGGTCTTGGAACACTATGGCGGCAGAACCCCGACGAAAAGATCGTCGTTTTCGCCACCTATCTCGGTTCCGTCGACCTGATTGCCCGTGAGATCAACCAGACCTTTCCCGGCCAAGGGGTAGTCATACTGCGTGGCGGAGACCACGGAGCCAAAGTTGCCGCCGAACGGCGTTTCCGTCAAAAGGACGGTCCCCGTGTCCTCGTATGCACTGCGGCAGGCAGAGAAGGCATCAACCTCCAGTTCTCCCGTATTCTTTTCAACTTCGACCTGCCCTGGAACCCTATGGACGTGGAACAGCGCATCGGACGCATCCATCGTTACGGTCAGAACTACACCGCCCAGGTGTACAACCTTGTACTTTCCGATACCATCGAAGGCCGGATATTCCTCATGCTCGATGAAAAACTCACCGAGATAGCCCGTACAGTCGGCAAAGTTGACGATCAGGGTAACGTCGCCGAAGACCTTCGGACTCAAATTCTTGGTCAACTCTCCGAACGCCTCAATTACGACCGCCTCTATCAGGAAGCGCTGTCCGACCCTGAACTCAAACGAACACAGATCGAACTCGAAGCCGCCATGTCGAACTCCCGGGAAGCCCGGCAGGTCGTTTTCAACCTCTTTCAGGATCTCGATGGATTCAGCCTTGACGACTACAAACCATTCTCCGATGTCTCCTCAAGTCTTGACCGAATCGTTCGCTTTCTCTCCGCCGCCCTTCTCGAACGCCAGCAAAAACTCGTCAGAATCGATGAACAGACATACGACCTCATCGCGGAAGATGGTAACCGACAGGTTCGATTTACCCTGAACCGTAATGCCGCCACCGCTCAGGACGAACTCGAACTCCTTGGACTCGATCACCCCATTATCCAATCAGAACTAACCAGATGGCGAAGCCTGCCACCTGAAGCCATTGGTATAGCAGTTACTGCTGATCTCGACGCCCCGGCTCTCCTTTCGATCTGGATCGTTGAAACCACCACAGGTAATGGTGACCGCCGTATCGTCATTCAACCTATAGCCATTACACTGGACGGCATAAGGGTTCCCGCCATTGAACGTCAAGGTGGACACTACCTGCAGGCCACTCCAGCCCGGCCTTGGCTTTTGCCTGAACAACGCTTTGAAATTTTCTCCCGTATAGTCGAACCAACCCTTCAACGAGAGCTTAAACACAAAGGCACCACCAACGGCGACAGCAGCTATTCTGCCGAATTGATTGCCTATGTTGAAATAAGCACCGGAAAAATTCATGGTTGA
- a CDS encoding DUF2283 domain-containing protein — MKVKYFEDTDTAYVELLDKPVFETREISENILIDVDEKGNLVSMTIEHAKENAGLWEFSYQEIPHRETA, encoded by the coding sequence ATGAAAGTGAAATATTTTGAAGATACTGATACCGCTTATGTTGAATTACTTGATAAACCGGTGTTTGAAACTCGCGAGATTAGTGAAAACATCTTGATTGATGTTGATGAGAAGGGAAATCTTGTCAGTATGACTATTGAGCATGCCAAAGAAAATGCTGGTTTATGGGAATTTTCTTATCAGGAAATCCCTCATCGGGAAACAGCGTAA